TACTTTCAATCACATCTGTGGATTTGAAATTGGTATGGCCTCCAACAGATAAAAAAGTGAAGTTCCATTTATCGTCTTTCTCTTCATCAGAAACAATCTGTGGAGTGATTCTGGAATATTTACCGATTTCATTAGAAAGGTAGTTGATAGCTCGTGTTGTAGCTATTGAATGTACCTCTGTTAAATTAACAGCGTTATAGATCCGTTCCCTTTTAACTTTAGATTTCGGTTTCATAAATTTATCATTAGGTGGCAAGAGGAGTGGGGGGATATATTTCGGGTAAACTAAATAAAACTCGCGAACAACATCATCACCGAAAACATACCTGAAATATCTGCAATGAATTATTTTACATAGCCTTTGCACTAACCATGTTAATAATACGACAATTGCGCCACCAATAACATTCCAAGCAATAGCCCATGCACCTTCAGTATATTGAACCATTCTTCACCTTTCAAGCATATAGCCATTTAGAATAGCTTTCACACTGTTTCATTCAGAGGTTACGTTATGTGTGTTCTTCTACCAATTCTTTGGTGTTCATGAATTAAAAACACCTCATTTGTTGATATTAATTGATCCTTTTCTTCTCTACACAGGACCAATGTTTTATTCAAAATATCATTAGCAAAAATAAATCTGAACGGCTCCTTTTTCCATTTTATTTCAATCGAAAAGCCTTTTTTACCGAAGAAATAAATAGTGAATTGTTTCGTTGTAAATAAAATTGTGTGAAAATGACTTGGGCATCCCATGTCAGTTTCACCAATATAAAAAAAGAGTTTCTTTCCCTCAAGACCACCATTAAGTGCATGTTCTGCGATATCGGGCAAATTAACTATTTTATCCTGAAACCCTAATAAATGTGCGTACTCTACACATGCTTTTGCCAAAAACCTATGCGGTGTTTTCTTTGACATTACATATTCGTATTTACCAACACTATGAGTAATTTCCACATCCATGTTGGTCAAAGTTCTTTCATGATATACTGAGCCAGGTACAGCTTTGGTTCGAAATTCTCTATAAGGTTGTAAGTGTCTTTGTATAAATTCAACAGGTATTTTGTATTTTTTTTGGATCTTGTATATTCTCCCGATGAACGGATCACATTTATCTTCAGCATCCAAACTACACACAAACTCATTCTTCCTTATTTCTGTCGTAATAATCTCATTTACAGTACTCTTAGGGATCATCTTTGCATTTAAACTATCATTGTAGGTTAGTGCAGCTTCTTTAAATCTAAATTCCAATGGTGGTTTTTTATCAGATTGAATTTCTTTATAAGCTGAATAAATTTCACCTTGTCTATTTAATTCAGCATCAAAACGGCTCAGTTTTTTATTACACACATTACACACCTGGTATGTAACAACTGTACCCCCTACGTTGCGCGGAATGATATGCTCAGCATCTACAGTAAGCATATCAAATTGCTTATTGCAAAAGATACAGTTCCTCTGTTCATTACCCACCAAATTACCTTTCGCCAAAATTCTTATACAGTCCTTACTCCATCATAGCCTTCAATAACGCAAGGTTAAAACTAGACATCAACTTCGTGCCATCATCAGAAAGATCTACAGCTGTTTTCTGCATAAAATAAACATTTACCTAATTTCTCACTTCATTCCCACACACTCACTTTCACTAACATCCAACTTCCTAACCTTCTCATCTAATCGCTTCACCTCAACAACCACTTTCTCTGCTATACCTTTTGCATCGAATAAAAAATGGTTTCCTCTCTCTGAGTCTTTATTATCTGCATAGACTGTGTACCACGGTTTCCAGTATGGCACTTCAGATAACTTTAGTTCTTTATCAATATCTTCCATTTGCTTCAATAGACCTTGTGTTTTAGGGCTAGATTCAAATCTACATAGACAGTTTATGAAACAACCGGGAGTGTTCCTGTGCTGGAAGAGCATAACTACTAAACCATCCTCCCCAAAGAGATCCTGCCAATGTTGCATAGATACAGTGATTTCAAGTAGATTTGACTCTTTATCGATATGGCTGCAGTTCGTTATTACTCCATAATCGCCTAGTCCAGATGTTATTTCACTGATAACCTCATCTTTTAATTGATGAAGTGTTTTGAAGCTGTGATATGCCTGTTCAAGTAAGGAGTGGTATTCTACCATAAGCTCGCGTATAACAGGAATAACCATTTCGGGAGTATTACTAAGAGGATCAAGAAAAATAACAGCAATTTCCTGTTCATAGTTTCCGGAGTTTTTGTCGGCAACAGGCGTATCCTTGATAATGTTGTGCCCAAATTTTACCTTGACTTTTTCCCATACTTGTTGAAAAAGCCAACGTATATAAGATAAGCGCTTTATCCTGTCATCACAGTCGATTCTTGTTCTATTATATTTTGAGTAATTACGAAAGGAAATATAAGGTTGGTAGTCTTTATTTATCCGCTTACATTTTCTGAAATCGATTCGTATAAAGAAACTTTCATGCTCGCAATATTTAGTTGATGCCCAGAAGTGGTATTGTGCCCAGGGTGTTCCCCCTATATTCATGCCATGCAAGTACCTGTGTTCACTAGTTATTAGTTTATCTGTGATTTTGCTTAGAAGACTCCCTTGCCCCTGCACAGTTCTCAACCCTTGTTCGAATTGAGTTGGAGATAGTGCTTGGTGAACAGACTTGTTGAATTTTTCATAGTAATCTGCAAAGTATGCATTATATTCAGCAAATATAGGGTTAGTACAATGCTGGTTCTGCAAAAAATCCAACCACTTATTGTTATCTATGAGACGGTACTTATCGGGTAATCTTTCATCATCCTGATTAATGAAACCTGTTTTGAAATAAATACCCAAAATGTCATGTACACTAGTGTATTTGTGTTCAATGAAATCATAATATCGTTCAAGCTGTTTACTATGATAAGAGGTGTTAGTTTTATCCTCAACAATGAAAGCAAAGGGGACTTCGTATCCTTTGATGATAACCAAGAAGAAAACATCTATTTTATTATACTGCTTTTCCAGCTTAGTTACTTCGAATACATCAGATGGTTCGATCGGATCATATTCATCAAACTGGTTAAAGAATAAACAGACTAAATTTCGAGCGATATTTGTTAGTTCCGGATCCAGTGATCCTGCATCACCAACAAGCCAACTAAGAAACCAGCAAAGAACAGCATCCTGTGATAACTCAGATGTGGCAAACTGAAACAAATTTGGTTGAGACATTATGGCTATTTTAAACCTTTTCTTCAGAAGGATAGCTACTCATAAACTACCAATATTCTGTCATTCTGATGTAACGTTCTCATGTATATTGTAAATTAAACGCTATAACTAATAACTAAAATTATTTTTCAAGGTGTTGTGTCTAGATTATCTTTACCATTTCTTACTATTGCGTTTATTATGTTAGTAAAACCTTGGTTATCCTTTTTTTGCATTTCAATTTCATAGATTTCTTTCTTTTCAGTAATTATATCTTTTAAATCTTTGATTTCAATTAAGTAAGAAATGTTCTTTATTATTATTTTATAATCAAGGAATTCAGCTGGTGTTCCTTCACTATAATACATCTTTATAAAATCAACAACTCTTTCAGGTTTATCATTAAATATAGATTTCAAATAATTACGCGCATTAGTTTGATTGCAATCTGCCCACCTGAACAGTAATTGTGTATAAGCATCAGACTCTTCAAAGACATCTTGCAATGTTGTTTTATTAATATCATATTTTGCCATACACCAACTATTCATTTTTTCCTTTACTTGTTCAATAGTACTATCAGATAGCTCTATATTGCTATTTAGTTGATCATAATTAATCGAATAAAAAACTAGAGATGTTTTAAACAAGTCAGAAAGCAAATGAAAATTATTTACAATTTCAAGTACGGCACGATCCATGTTTTTACATTTTCCAACATGCTTCCAAATAGCATAAGTCATTAATTCTTTTTGTGTTCTAAATGGGAATACCTGCTTAGCTTTTACTTGTCTATTTAAACTACCATAAGCCACTAATAGTTTTAGTGATTTATCTTCACATAGCTGAGTTATCAAATCTTCTACCAACCGTAAGAAAGTAAGAACTTGCTTTTCACTTTTTTTTTGATCATGAATTCTTTCAAGTATTCTTTCAAGCAAACTTACAATCTCAGCATGTTGCATATTATTCAACGACACTGGTAATTTAAAAAAGTCAATATAATCATAATCTACAATTAAGGATGTTCGATCAAAATAACAACTAAAGTAGCTATCGTTTGTGATGCGCTGTTTTCCGAAAGAATTTGCGAAATTGTAGTTTGGTACAAGTAACCTTAATAACAGTTTTCCAACATTTTGTGTTATAATGGGAATTTCTTTTTGATTTTCTTCTTGCTCTTCTTTTTTGCTTTGTTTTTTTTTATCTCCTTTCCTTTGTACTCTAACCTGTTTATCTTTTATACCTGCTCTTTTTTTTATTTTTTCATCTCTGTTATCTTCTATCCTTTCGTCAAATGGATTTATGGTTATTGGGTCCACGAAATATTCCCGATTTTGTGAAACCCAATAATACACTTCTGAATCAGTGACCTGAAGAATACATAATAAGAACAAATCTCTTTTATTTATAATACCTTTAAACACATGAATTTTTTCTATAAATAAATTCCCGAACTGTTTTACAAGTCGTGGTGAAGATAAGCACTTCTCAAATATTTCAATTGAATTAGTAATTTCAGCTTGTATTTGCTTACGAGATTCATCTTCAATATTTGTTTGTTCAAAGCAAAAGGATACAATTTCAAAAAAGTAGCTACTAAATCGATCGCCAATAAAAGGAGGAATATAAACTTTGTTTTGAAAAAAACGTTCCATATTTTTTTCTGTAATATTCACATCTTACTCCACTATAGACCTTAGTTCAACAGAAGGTACATACGAAAACATACCTGGTGTCCCAGAAACAATTATTTTTACCCTTTTCAAACGTTGTATTGTTTGTGTAAGCTGTAGAAATATATATTTTTTATTGATAGAACAACGTTCAAGATCATCGATGAATAGTACCAAATTTAAGTTCATAGCTTCTAAATGTTCTTCAATCAACACGGATAATTTCTCAAATGTAGTATTACAAGTTTTACCAAAATAGTCCTTAAATGATATACTAAAAGGTGCTGCTTTCATCTGAACTCCAGAAAATATCTTCTGAAATTTTGATGATACATTCCATAATTTCGGGTAAAGCCCTTCCATTTTGATTAATTCAACCAAAGCATTGTAAAACCCCCGTATAATATCTTCTTCTGCTCTATAGGACAATGCCGAAAACGAATGAAAAAAATAGCGTTCTTCATATTTTATTCCAAAATCTTCTTTGTAATTATTTTTGTAATTCTTTTTATACTTCTTTCTGTAATCTTTTCTGTACCGATCATAAAAACAGAACTTTTCTTTAAGCAGATTCAGAACAGAAGTTTTACCGACTCCGTTAGGACCAAGTAAACTAATCATTTCCAATGAATGAACTTCTTTTATAACCAATTTCTCTAACTCATTAATAATTGGTCCATATTCTAAGCGATCTTCTGAACTACTATTTATTGGGCTGGAACTAAGGTTAACATTTCTACCTTTTTTATTATCATCTTCTGCTTTTAAAGTTTTTTCTCTTTTAGAATAATTGATAAGACTGCCAAGAATTAAGGAAATTATAAGATAATCTCCGTTAAAAAGATAAGCCTTTTGAAAAAAATCTAAGTTTCGCAATATGAATATTGCGAATCCAACTAAAATTCCCAATGCAAAACCGTGAACATAACACCAATACATCCACTTAGTCTTTATAACTCTTATATAGAATGGCCAAGCAGTGTAAGTAACAAAGCTTAGTAGAAGACATAAAGAAACTACAACAAACAGTGTAAAATGCCAATTTGATGTAATTGGAATTTCAAGTAAACGAACTACTATGTTAGGTAGCTTTAAAATGTATTCATTGGGATCTCTAATGCTTGTGAGTAAACTGCAGACAAAATAGCATGTTACAAAAAATCCTAGTAAAAAGCTTATTGGGTTCTTTATATATCTAAACATCACACTCCACCCCCACCCACAATCTCCATCAACTTCCCAAACCCATTCACCACATCATATTTCACCTTCTCAGGATCCACTTTCCTATTAATCTCCTCAAAAAACTTCTTCGCGCACTCTATCTTTTTCTCCTCGATTCCTCGCAATTCCAGAGTGGACATCGATCCCTTGGTCTCTGCCACAAAGTAGATGTGTTTTACAGCACCCTCTTTAAATGAGATCGCCCAGTCGGGGTTGTAGTCTCCGACGGGGGTTGGAATGAAGAAACCTTTTGGTAGCTTGGCATAAACAACTACTTCGGAACTGGTGTCGAGCTCGGTTACGAAGTTGCGCTCTATCTTTGAATCAGTGATAACATAGTCGTAGATATGATTTCTGAGTTTGCCTGTAGCACGGGTGAAATCCTGTTTTGTCTGGCCTGAAGTGAATATGTTAGCATCATGAGTTTCGGCCAAAGTGTCGTAGGTTAGATGCTCGATTATAACCGCAGCCTTTTGCTCGTTTATGATACGGGACGCCTCAGAGATAAAGTGCTCAGGGTTTTGGCGAAACTGATCAAACACTACCTTGTTAATACCAGTAAGTATTTGCGCGACCGTTTTTCTGGTAAGCTGCGTGATACCGGCAATTTTCC
This portion of the Chitinispirillales bacterium ANBcel5 genome encodes:
- a CDS encoding HNH endonuclease, which translates into the protein MGNEQRNCIFCNKQFDMLTVDAEHIIPRNVGGTVVTYQVCNVCNKKLSRFDAELNRQGEIYSAYKEIQSDKKPPLEFRFKEAALTYNDSLNAKMIPKSTVNEIITTEIRKNEFVCSLDAEDKCDPFIGRIYKIQKKYKIPVEFIQRHLQPYREFRTKAVPGSVYHERTLTNMDVEITHSVGKYEYVMSKKTPHRFLAKACVEYAHLLGFQDKIVNLPDIAEHALNGGLEGKKLFFYIGETDMGCPSHFHTILFTTKQFTIYFFGKKGFSIEIKWKKEPFRFIFANDILNKTLVLCREEKDQLISTNEVFLIHEHQRIGRRTHIT
- a CDS encoding P-loop NTPase fold protein, producing MFRYIKNPISFLLGFFVTCYFVCSLLTSIRDPNEYILKLPNIVVRLLEIPITSNWHFTLFVVVSLCLLLSFVTYTAWPFYIRVIKTKWMYWCYVHGFALGILVGFAIFILRNLDFFQKAYLFNGDYLIISLILGSLINYSKREKTLKAEDDNKKGRNVNLSSSPINSSSEDRLEYGPIINELEKLVIKEVHSLEMISLLGPNGVGKTSVLNLLKEKFCFYDRYRKDYRKKYKKNYKNNYKEDFGIKYEERYFFHSFSALSYRAEEDIIRGFYNALVELIKMEGLYPKLWNVSSKFQKIFSGVQMKAAPFSISFKDYFGKTCNTTFEKLSVLIEEHLEAMNLNLVLFIDDLERCSINKKYIFLQLTQTIQRLKRVKIIVSGTPGMFSYVPSVELRSIVE